TTCACTTGTATCCCAAGTGGAAGAAATGAGATTTTCTTTTTCTAACTTGCGCAATGTTCTATACACATTACCTTGGTCAACAGAAGAAAAGCCGATGTCCATTAGCATTTGAATGAGTTTGTAACCATGAAGACTCCAGTCTTTTAGACAGAGAAGTAAGAAAGGAACTAAGAAGTTTTTTGGCATGGAGTTTGGTTGTTTCGCTTGGTTTTTTTCCAAACTTTCTGGGTGTTCTGGTTCATTATGTAGCATGATTGTGCATCACCTCATGAATCAGTTAGATGGAATTTTTTGCTTATAAGTGCAATTTACACCTATCTGTTTTTAATGTCAATACATTTGTTAGAAAATAAAGAAAAATAAAATATAGACTTGAAGTTTTATTCGGAATATTAGAAAATAGTGAATAGGTTGAATTGTTTCAAAAACGAAAAAGGGAGTGTAGGCGAAGTGATTGATCAAAAATTCGATCCATTGCAAGCATGGAAAAATGCTTATGAACAAACCGAAACATTTTGGGGAAAAGCGCTCAATGAAACAATTAAAACAGAAGAATATTCTGCTTGGATGGGCAGCGTTCTAGATTTGAATTTGTTTTATCAAAAAGCATTAAATGATACGACAAAAAGTTATTTAGAACAAGTGAATGTGCCAACGAAAGAGGATATCGCTAGAGTAGCTACGCTTGTTATTAACTTAGAAAATAAAGTTGATAACATCGAGGAAGTTCTAGAAGAGAAAGTGGATTCATTAGGACAAGCTCCTACATTAAAGCGTGATGTTACGAAAGTAAAACAAGATATTCGCACGTTAGAAACGAAAGTTGATCAAATTCTAGAATTACTAGAAAAGCAAAATGCGGTACTAGCTAAACTACAAGTACCTGTAAAAGAAGAAGTAAAGCCTGCGAATAAGCCAGAAAATAAAAAATGATAAAAGCGTTTGTTTATAACGTGAAAAAGAGAGAGGGAGAATCTCTTTTTCATGAATAAACAACGAAACATAATTAATATATGGACTCTATTAGTATGAGTACCAAAATGATTCATAACAATCGTTCACAAATTCATTTAAGGGGGAAAAGAAATGGTTCAATTAAATGGCAAAGTAGCAATCGTAACAGGTGGGGCAAAAGGAATTGGGAAAGCAATTACAGTAGCATTAGCACAAGAGGGAGCAAAAGTTGTTATTAACTATAATAGCAGTAAAGAAGCGGCTGAAAACTTAGTAAATGAATTAGGAAAAGAAGGACATGACGTTTATGCAGTTCAAGCGGATGTTTCTAAAGTAGAAGATGCAAACA
This genomic interval from Bacillus cereus contains the following:
- the phaQ gene encoding poly-beta-hydroxybutyrate-responsive repressor — protein: MLHNEPEHPESLEKNQAKQPNSMPKNFLVPFLLLCLKDWSLHGYKLIQMLMDIGFSSVDQGNVYRTLRKLEKENLISSTWDTSEGGPAKRIYSLTEYGEQYLSTCATSFEHYQNMLRTFFTLYTNAFFPFSTSPEKDEKGSSSSPGGTAE
- the phaR gene encoding polyhydroxyalkanoic acid synthase subunit PhaR is translated as MIDQKFDPLQAWKNAYEQTETFWGKALNETIKTEEYSAWMGSVLDLNLFYQKALNDTTKSYLEQVNVPTKEDIARVATLVINLENKVDNIEEVLEEKVDSLGQAPTLKRDVTKVKQDIRTLETKVDQILELLEKQNAVLAKLQVPVKEEVKPANKPENKK